The Chitinophaga sp. H8 genome contains a region encoding:
- a CDS encoding 1-phosphofructokinase family hexose kinase: protein MIMTITMNPAIDKSTTLEKLIPDKKLRCSALVKEAGGGGVNVGKAIHRLGGDCLVVFTAGGTNGKLLEELLLKEGIRGIGIPVAAETRENFMITEQTDHMQYRFVLPGDALSLEEVESCLDTIKMMEVMPSIIIASGSLPPGVPEDFFARLARLSKTIGAKFIVDTSGIPLQMAVKEGVYLLKPNLSELSSLAGKAYLQLDEVEAAARKIIAEGHCEVLVVSMGPAGALLITQDQYVSIPAPIVKRKSTVGAGDSMVGGMAWMMEQGGSLLEMVRFGVACGTAATMNPGTQLFHKEDALELYKWLGQAKQK, encoded by the coding sequence ATGATTATGACTATCACGATGAACCCGGCCATTGATAAAAGCACCACCCTCGAAAAACTGATCCCAGATAAGAAGCTGCGCTGTAGTGCTTTAGTGAAAGAAGCAGGGGGAGGAGGCGTGAATGTTGGCAAAGCTATTCATCGGTTGGGGGGCGATTGTCTGGTTGTTTTTACAGCGGGGGGGACAAACGGAAAGTTGCTGGAGGAGCTGTTATTAAAAGAGGGAATACGTGGTATTGGTATTCCAGTAGCGGCAGAAACAAGAGAGAATTTTATGATAACTGAGCAGACTGATCATATGCAATACCGGTTTGTACTCCCTGGTGACGCATTAAGTTTGGAAGAGGTGGAAAGTTGTCTGGACACTATAAAAATGATGGAGGTAATGCCCTCTATTATTATTGCGAGTGGTAGCCTTCCGCCGGGCGTACCGGAAGATTTCTTTGCCAGATTGGCGCGTTTGTCGAAAACTATTGGGGCAAAATTCATTGTCGATACTTCCGGAATACCCTTGCAAATGGCTGTAAAGGAGGGTGTTTATCTGCTGAAACCTAACTTGTCAGAATTAAGCAGCCTGGCTGGTAAAGCGTATCTGCAGCTGGATGAAGTGGAGGCCGCTGCCAGAAAGATAATTGCAGAAGGGCATTGTGAGGTGCTGGTAGTGTCAATGGGACCTGCCGGAGCATTATTGATTACCCAGGACCAATATGTAAGTATTCCCGCACCGATAGTAAAAAGAAAGAGTACTGTAGGAGCAGGGGATAGTATGGTAGGTGGAATGGCCTGGATGATGGAACAGGGAGGTTCTCTATTAGAAATGGTGCGTTTTGGAGTAGCCTGTGGCACTGCTGCTACGATGAATCCGGGAACACAATTATTTCATAAAGAGGATGCTTTAGAGTTATATAAATGGTTAGGGCAAGCCAAACAAAAATAG
- a CDS encoding DUF4180 domain-containing protein, with amino-acid sequence MIYKAQLVIIGEFSRYPGKSLKDFIYKSNKGKLVNFLDSPELAVERLGR; translated from the coding sequence ATGATCTACAAAGCGCAGCTGGTTATCATTGGTGAGTTCTCCAGATATCCGGGCAAGAGCCTTAAGGATTTTATTTATAAAAGCAATAAAGGGAAGCTGGTCAACTTCCTGGATTCGCCGGAACTGGCAGTTGAAAGGCTGGGGAGGTAG
- a CDS encoding DUF4342 domain-containing protein: MNTKETFTLHGENLLKKIKELIAEGNIRKITITDKEGKEIMSFPLTIGLVGALLAPILAAVGALAALIGECSITVEREPKAENEPKKEP, translated from the coding sequence ATGAACACAAAAGAAACATTCACCCTCCACGGGGAAAACCTGCTAAAGAAAATTAAGGAACTGATAGCAGAAGGTAACATCCGTAAAATCACCATTACGGATAAAGAAGGTAAGGAAATCATGTCCTTCCCGCTCACCATAGGTTTAGTGGGTGCTTTACTGGCCCCTATCCTGGCCGCTGTAGGTGCACTGGCTGCTTTGATCGGAGAGTGCAGCATTACGGTGGAAAGAGAGCCTAAGGCAGAAAATGAACCTAAAAAAGAGCCATAG
- a CDS encoding heavy-metal-associated domain-containing protein, producing the protein MKKIFASIIALMAIVTIAFPTAAQSKESTDGVKKVVIKVGNLHCNNDMPTIKKQLLNQDGVEEVAFTAIAGASSIFTITYHGAATSQEQIEKAIEATPGCDDKSTTPYKVKKEASGKKKKS; encoded by the coding sequence ATGAAAAAAATATTTGCTTCAATCATAGCCTTGATGGCTATAGTTACTATAGCGTTTCCAACTGCTGCACAATCTAAGGAAAGCACAGATGGTGTAAAGAAAGTGGTAATCAAAGTGGGAAACCTGCATTGTAATAATGATATGCCAACCATCAAAAAGCAGCTGCTCAATCAGGATGGGGTAGAGGAAGTGGCTTTTACAGCTATTGCCGGGGCGTCTTCTATTTTTACAATTACCTATCATGGTGCAGCCACCAGCCAGGAACAAATAGAAAAGGCAATAGAAGCCACGCCTGGATGCGATGATAAAAGTACCACACCCTATAAAGTTAAAAAAGAGGCTTCCGGAAAGAAGAAAAAATCATGA
- a CDS encoding TonB-dependent receptor: protein MKAAIAALLLLLLSLSLSAQTLKGKLFGMQGGVREILPGGMLRWIGTGVVAVVNENGVFELPVQDVTDRRLVASHPGFVTDTIMVEEKTYLSIVLSKAATELAGITVTDRAGAYISSLGVAKTEVINQKELSKAACCDLAGCFGTQASVQPQTTNVVTNAQELRILGLSGVYNQVLFDGLPMIQGLSYTYGISTYPGSMVENIYVSKGTTSVLQGYESISGQINVESRHPEKSERLYLNAYINSFGEKHFNANVATPVGKKKKWHSLLALHTVQPAGKTDGNKDGFLDLPLLTRYMAYNKWKYGNDKETGFSTQIGLRITAEKRIGGQMDYDAAGHKGSNKVYGQQVGYTQPEAYIKSAYRWSDEHALVLAVSGYYHDQQSWFGTTSYAAVQQSAYLNLQHEWYWNQKHLLKYGVSYRYQELEEDIRFINSSLPRSYAGKYQTSLRVPGVFAENTFHWLDDKVTLITGARIDHHQQWGWYFTPRTMVKYAVNGNHTFRASAGTGWRQVSLFSEQANLLVSSRDIIFLEPLKPEAAFNWGVSHTYHFVTGQTTGTLSGDFYSTHFSNQFFPDYDSDPTKAIIRNFEGSSRSNGLQLEASFVFFKQLEVRSAYNYLDVYRRENGEKVSLPFNPRNRVMAALSYRTKNNRWQGDINAHWFDKMRLPDTRSNPVAYQRPLYSTPYATVNIQGTFRLKTLDIYAGCENLADYRQPNPIISANNPFGPYFDLSSVWGPTRGRELYLGVRYSIK from the coding sequence ATGAAGGCTGCTATAGCTGCTTTGTTACTGCTATTGTTGTCTTTATCCTTATCTGCGCAAACCCTGAAAGGCAAGCTGTTTGGGATGCAGGGTGGTGTAAGGGAAATATTACCGGGTGGTATGCTGCGTTGGATAGGTACAGGAGTGGTGGCAGTGGTCAACGAAAATGGTGTGTTTGAACTGCCGGTGCAAGACGTTACAGACCGCCGTTTGGTAGCCAGCCATCCTGGATTTGTAACAGATACAATAATGGTGGAGGAGAAGACATACCTCAGCATTGTATTAAGTAAAGCTGCAACAGAACTTGCAGGGATCACGGTTACTGACAGGGCGGGGGCATATATTTCGAGCCTTGGGGTGGCCAAAACGGAGGTCATTAATCAAAAGGAGTTGTCTAAGGCCGCTTGTTGCGATCTGGCAGGGTGTTTTGGCACACAGGCATCTGTACAGCCACAAACTACCAATGTGGTGACCAATGCGCAGGAGTTGCGGATACTAGGATTATCCGGTGTGTACAACCAGGTACTGTTTGACGGATTGCCCATGATACAGGGGTTGAGTTATACCTATGGGATCAGTACATATCCTGGTTCGATGGTAGAGAATATTTATGTATCGAAAGGGACTACGTCTGTATTACAGGGCTATGAAAGTATCAGCGGACAAATTAACGTGGAAAGCCGCCACCCGGAAAAATCAGAGCGCCTGTACCTGAATGCTTATATCAACAGCTTTGGCGAAAAGCATTTTAACGCTAACGTAGCCACGCCTGTTGGAAAAAAGAAGAAATGGCATTCACTGCTGGCATTACACACTGTACAACCTGCCGGAAAAACAGATGGCAATAAAGATGGGTTCCTGGACCTACCTTTATTGACCCGTTATATGGCTTACAACAAATGGAAGTACGGTAATGATAAGGAAACAGGCTTCAGTACCCAGATAGGGCTTCGTATTACAGCAGAAAAACGGATTGGCGGACAAATGGACTATGATGCTGCCGGACATAAGGGTAGTAACAAGGTGTATGGGCAACAGGTAGGGTATACCCAACCGGAAGCATATATTAAATCTGCATACCGGTGGTCGGACGAACATGCATTGGTACTGGCTGTTTCGGGGTACTATCATGACCAGCAATCCTGGTTTGGCACCACCAGCTATGCTGCTGTACAGCAGAGCGCTTACCTGAATCTGCAACATGAATGGTACTGGAATCAAAAACACCTGTTAAAATACGGCGTAAGTTACCGTTACCAGGAGCTGGAGGAAGATATCCGCTTTATAAACTCATCATTACCGCGGAGCTATGCCGGTAAGTATCAGACGAGTCTGCGGGTGCCCGGTGTATTTGCAGAGAATACCTTTCATTGGCTGGATGATAAAGTAACGCTGATAACAGGTGCAAGAATAGATCATCATCAGCAATGGGGCTGGTACTTTACTCCTCGTACGATGGTTAAATATGCTGTCAATGGTAATCATACATTCCGAGCCTCAGCCGGTACGGGGTGGCGACAGGTTAGCCTGTTCAGCGAACAGGCTAACCTGCTGGTGAGTTCAAGGGATATTATTTTTTTGGAGCCGCTGAAACCAGAAGCTGCATTTAACTGGGGGGTAAGCCATACCTATCACTTTGTTACCGGTCAAACCACCGGTACCCTGAGTGGCGATTTTTATAGTACACATTTTAGTAACCAGTTTTTCCCGGACTATGATTCGGATCCAACAAAGGCTATCATCCGGAATTTTGAAGGCTCTTCCCGCTCCAATGGATTACAACTGGAAGCGTCCTTTGTATTCTTTAAGCAGCTGGAGGTACGTTCGGCCTATAACTATCTGGATGTATACCGCAGGGAAAACGGTGAAAAGGTAAGCCTGCCGTTTAATCCCCGCAACCGGGTAATGGCGGCATTATCTTACCGTACTAAAAACAACCGTTGGCAGGGTGATATCAATGCGCACTGGTTTGATAAAATGCGCTTGCCTGATACCAGGAGTAATCCGGTAGCGTATCAGCGCCCATTGTATTCTACCCCTTATGCCACGGTAAATATACAAGGTACCTTCCGTTTGAAAACACTGGACATTTATGCAGGTTGTGAAAACCTGGCTGATTACAGGCAACCTAATCCTATCATTAGCGCCAATAATCCTTTTGGACCATACTTTGATTTGTCTTCTGTATGGGGACCCACAAGAGGAAGGGAGCTGTATCTGGGAGTCAGGTATAGTATCAAATAA
- a CDS encoding TlpA disulfide reductase family protein codes for MRRFILPLLCLLPFYVMSQDRYTLEGKVAGLKDGDQVYLVYQVEDQRIADSTKVAGGHFDFSGTLAYPVNAALYLHKNPYVQQLAAGENMDFFRLYLEPGHIVVEAPDSLKNIVIKNSPINAEHAVLKSMLKPNDDKFAALNKAYEALPEVQKKDKKIFDGMLEQEKQLLHESYLIHLAFAKKYPTSYLSVISLAHIAAQPGMAAEAGKAYQRLSARLKKTPLGQSIPVLLQAEAATQIGKSAPDFAQRSAEGKMVRLSDFKGKYVLLDFWASWCGPCRKENPNVVKAHNSYKEKGFTVLGVSLDMPGQKNAWLKAIEQDSLNWTQVSDLKGWENAVAKLYGIRSVPTNFLIDPTGKIIARNLREAQLHEQLAEIFKEK; via the coding sequence ATGCGTAGATTCATATTACCGTTGCTCTGTTTGTTGCCCTTTTATGTGATGTCGCAAGACCGCTATACTTTGGAGGGGAAGGTAGCAGGGTTGAAGGATGGAGATCAGGTTTACCTTGTTTACCAGGTAGAAGACCAGCGAATAGCAGACTCCACAAAAGTAGCAGGTGGTCATTTTGATTTTAGTGGTACGTTAGCTTATCCGGTGAATGCCGCTTTGTATCTTCATAAAAACCCTTATGTGCAGCAGTTGGCAGCTGGGGAAAATATGGATTTTTTCAGGCTGTACCTGGAGCCAGGTCATATTGTAGTAGAAGCTCCGGATTCTCTGAAGAATATTGTTATCAAAAATTCACCTATTAATGCGGAGCATGCGGTGCTCAAATCCATGCTTAAACCGAACGATGATAAATTTGCTGCATTAAACAAAGCATATGAAGCCCTGCCGGAAGTACAAAAAAAGGATAAGAAGATATTTGATGGCATGTTAGAGCAGGAAAAGCAGCTACTGCATGAATCGTACCTGATTCACCTGGCGTTTGCCAAAAAGTATCCAACCTCTTATCTCAGTGTGATCAGTCTGGCACATATTGCAGCGCAGCCAGGTATGGCCGCAGAGGCAGGGAAAGCTTATCAGCGGCTTTCAGCCCGTCTTAAAAAGACCCCATTGGGCCAAAGTATTCCGGTTTTACTCCAGGCAGAAGCAGCTACACAAATAGGTAAGAGCGCACCTGATTTTGCCCAGCGTTCTGCTGAAGGAAAGATGGTCCGGCTTTCCGACTTCAAGGGGAAGTATGTATTACTTGATTTCTGGGCCAGCTGGTGCGGTCCCTGCCGCAAGGAAAACCCTAATGTGGTAAAGGCTCATAATAGCTATAAAGAGAAAGGATTTACCGTATTGGGCGTATCCCTGGATATGCCTGGCCAGAAAAACGCCTGGCTGAAAGCGATTGAGCAAGACAGCCTGAACTGGACACAGGTGTCGGACCTCAAAGGTTGGGAGAATGCGGTAGCCAAGCTGTATGGCATACGTAGTGTCCCTACAAATTTCCTGATTGACCCCACCGGTAAGATCATTGCCCGCAATCTCCGGGAAGCGCAGCTGCACGAGCAGCTGGCGGAGATCTTTAAAGAAAAATAG
- a CDS encoding tetratricopeptide repeat-containing sensor histidine kinase — protein sequence MCSCILLVSACNVSHQQVPDHSAHFEPLLNGLEIYTSDQYGEAFRLLDSIYAAFPNPSPLDLSKKYYFKLDHYWLALKEPKMGNVYIDSILHVLADFRDDPACAKMYGLALLCRGDIFRDELKFSEAIAQYFEGRKYIQQSEDTCMFYEFDGRIAMVYYRQKKFTNALPYFQEAFESLYACTKDTFYRFHYQQGLLDNMGLCYRELNRHDSALFYYDSALHYIQQFEPVFKGMPERERNIQVSKAVIYGNMGEAYWKTGDTARAERLYKASIAINLQKGNEVWDGQGTIIRLVSMLLSQKRYDKVPAWLDQLKSSIDSLPNAGNMLGWLRLQSQYHEEQQQPLLALNYLRSYFRMKDSLDNANNPLSSINTQQQFDFLANDYELKLLKKENEVKNAYLIVSGLFLVMAIGIMLQVWYNAKAKSAHAAKLQLMNGTISKQNEILEESLSSLEQSHQNNTKMMKIVAHDLRNPIGAIIPLSDFLRDSGEISEHENLGFLTLIRESASHSLQLIQEMMQLDISSDICREQGALHTVMQYCISLLEQQAGEKEQRIIANLQPVVMAFDREKMWRVFSNLITNAIKFSPLGGVIRVSMESNGLLVWIVVQDNGIGIPEALQEKLFTLSETARRTGTSGEQSFGLGLFICKQIVEAHSGRIWAESKEGEGTTFRIEMPVFA from the coding sequence TTGTGTTCATGTATCCTGCTGGTAAGTGCCTGTAACGTATCACATCAACAGGTACCTGATCACTCCGCCCATTTTGAGCCTTTACTTAATGGCCTCGAAATATATACTTCTGATCAGTATGGGGAGGCTTTCCGGCTACTGGATTCCATATACGCTGCTTTTCCTAATCCCAGCCCACTGGACTTATCAAAGAAATACTACTTTAAGCTGGACCATTATTGGCTGGCCCTGAAGGAGCCTAAAATGGGCAATGTGTATATTGACAGTATCCTACATGTACTTGCTGATTTCAGAGATGATCCTGCTTGCGCTAAAATGTATGGCCTGGCATTATTATGCCGGGGGGATATATTCCGGGATGAGCTGAAATTCAGCGAAGCTATTGCCCAGTATTTTGAGGGAAGGAAATATATACAGCAATCTGAGGATACCTGTATGTTCTATGAATTTGATGGGCGGATTGCCATGGTGTACTATCGTCAGAAGAAATTTACCAATGCACTTCCTTATTTCCAGGAAGCTTTTGAAAGTCTGTATGCCTGTACCAAAGACACCTTTTACCGCTTTCATTATCAGCAGGGGCTGCTGGACAATATGGGGCTATGCTACCGGGAGCTTAACCGTCATGACAGTGCATTGTTTTATTATGATAGTGCCCTGCATTATATTCAGCAGTTTGAGCCGGTTTTTAAAGGTATGCCCGAGCGGGAAAGGAATATACAGGTGTCTAAAGCGGTCATTTATGGTAATATGGGGGAGGCGTACTGGAAAACAGGAGATACTGCCCGGGCGGAAAGATTATATAAAGCGAGTATTGCAATTAATCTTCAAAAAGGAAATGAGGTGTGGGATGGGCAGGGTACTATCATCAGATTGGTAAGTATGTTGCTGAGCCAAAAAAGATATGATAAAGTGCCTGCATGGCTGGACCAACTAAAAAGTTCAATTGATTCACTCCCCAATGCGGGCAATATGCTTGGTTGGCTGCGCCTGCAATCTCAGTACCACGAGGAACAGCAGCAACCTTTATTGGCATTAAATTACCTGCGCAGTTACTTCCGGATGAAAGACTCGCTGGACAATGCCAATAACCCGCTAAGCAGTATCAATACGCAACAGCAATTTGATTTTTTAGCCAATGACTATGAATTAAAACTATTGAAGAAAGAGAATGAGGTGAAAAATGCTTATCTCATTGTATCCGGGTTATTCCTGGTAATGGCCATAGGTATAATGCTGCAGGTGTGGTATAATGCAAAAGCAAAGAGCGCGCATGCAGCAAAGCTGCAGTTAATGAATGGTACGATTTCCAAACAAAATGAAATACTTGAAGAGAGCCTTAGTTCCCTGGAACAAAGTCATCAGAACAACACCAAGATGATGAAAATAGTGGCCCATGATTTACGCAATCCTATAGGTGCTATTATTCCCCTGTCGGATTTCCTGCGCGATTCGGGTGAAATTAGTGAACATGAAAACCTGGGGTTCCTGACACTTATTAGGGAATCGGCATCTCATTCGCTGCAGCTCATTCAGGAGATGATGCAGCTGGATATATCCAGTGATATCTGTAGGGAACAGGGCGCATTGCATACGGTGATGCAATATTGTATATCGCTACTAGAGCAGCAGGCCGGGGAGAAGGAACAGCGGATCATTGCTAATCTGCAACCTGTGGTAATGGCTTTCGACAGGGAAAAGATGTGGCGGGTATTCAGTAATCTGATTACGAATGCCATTAAATTCAGCCCTTTGGGCGGCGTTATCCGGGTATCGATGGAAAGTAATGGCCTGTTGGTGTGGATCGTAGTCCAGGACAATGGTATTGGTATACCGGAGGCATTACAGGAAAAGCTGTTCACGCTTTCAGAAACGGCCAGGCGGACCGGCACTTCGGGAGAACAATCCTTCGGGCTGGGATTATTTATCTGTAAACAGATTGTGGAGGCTCATAGTGGTCGGATTTGGGCAGAAAGTAAGGAGGGAGAAGGTACTACTTTCCGGATAGAGATGCCTGTTTTTGCCTGA
- a CDS encoding SusD/RagB family nutrient-binding outer membrane lipoprotein, with protein MKLINKLSLDVIRFGMPLSLLLAGCGDKFTDTNINPNALTDKQIKPAFIMTSVISQSAIKVAETSLTSNVTMCVIPEAMQYTQRDFLEYAVTNTFGWSQLSWSTRDLFKPLSNAVYLETRAAGDADSSFIRGVALVMQSYWFGFNTSGWGDVPYSQAMKGADNVLQPVYDKQIDVFKGILSDLDAANEALTKATAVTSTTMKADALFGGDPMKWRKFANSLRLRFLMRLSEKATEMKAQGVDVAAEFKKIVDDQTKYPIINSSAENAAASFPGNNNVDSWPLGPLTTPTTSEFYRKKPAATIINFLKAHNDPRLTVWFAPTDVQTLVRDKGKDMVIMKDENGVVKRYIKTYSPDIDTSLYVGLKIGLSNPDGYNNNKAEYLNEAAALNSAIYKSGAANPFVSYLAPMYRQDRNALVKSIFISAAEVQFTLAEAAVKGWIPGAALDYYIGGITASLEQYGINNGDVKVYNTQTHKIVAFDKSAFVNSMTAEYNTATNKTEAILTQKWAAAFVTTDGWFDWRRTGFPNIGKNLMNGPQGEKIPVRFMYGDNELNYNGQNANAAIANLAPTTNDQWSKMWLIQGTGKPW; from the coding sequence ATGAAATTAATCAATAAATTATCTCTGGATGTTATCAGGTTTGGTATGCCGTTGTCGCTATTACTAGCGGGTTGCGGTGATAAATTTACCGATACGAATATCAATCCAAATGCTTTGACAGATAAGCAGATCAAGCCTGCTTTTATTATGACCAGCGTTATTTCCCAGTCGGCGATAAAAGTGGCGGAAACATCACTCACCAGTAACGTAACCATGTGCGTAATACCGGAAGCGATGCAATATACGCAACGCGACTTCCTGGAGTATGCTGTAACCAACACCTTTGGCTGGAGCCAGCTCTCCTGGTCTACCCGCGATCTGTTCAAACCACTTTCCAACGCTGTTTACCTGGAAACCAGGGCAGCAGGCGATGCAGACTCTTCCTTTATCAGAGGAGTAGCGCTGGTGATGCAGTCTTACTGGTTTGGTTTCAACACCTCTGGCTGGGGAGATGTACCCTATTCTCAGGCGATGAAAGGAGCGGACAATGTATTACAGCCCGTTTACGACAAACAAATAGATGTATTTAAAGGTATTCTTTCCGACCTGGATGCTGCTAATGAAGCGCTGACAAAAGCAACTGCGGTTACTTCCACTACCATGAAAGCAGATGCATTGTTTGGTGGAGATCCGATGAAGTGGAGAAAGTTTGCCAACTCCCTGCGCCTGCGTTTTCTGATGAGGCTGTCTGAAAAGGCTACTGAGATGAAAGCCCAGGGTGTAGATGTAGCTGCTGAGTTTAAAAAGATCGTTGATGATCAGACAAAGTATCCGATCATCAACAGCAGTGCTGAAAATGCGGCAGCCAGCTTCCCGGGGAATAATAATGTGGATTCATGGCCGTTAGGTCCTTTGACCACGCCTACTACCTCTGAATTTTACAGGAAGAAACCGGCTGCTACCATCATCAATTTCTTAAAAGCGCATAATGATCCCCGCCTGACGGTATGGTTCGCTCCTACCGACGTACAAACACTGGTAAGAGACAAGGGTAAGGATATGGTGATCATGAAAGACGAAAATGGTGTGGTAAAACGTTATATAAAAACGTACAGCCCGGACATCGACACGTCCCTGTATGTTGGTCTTAAAATCGGGTTAAGTAACCCCGATGGTTATAACAACAACAAAGCGGAATACCTGAATGAAGCAGCTGCCCTCAATAGTGCGATCTATAAAAGTGGTGCTGCCAACCCATTCGTTTCGTATCTGGCTCCTATGTATCGCCAGGATCGTAATGCACTGGTAAAAAGCATCTTCATTTCAGCCGCAGAAGTGCAGTTCACTTTAGCTGAGGCTGCAGTGAAAGGCTGGATACCTGGTGCTGCACTTGACTATTACATTGGTGGTATTACTGCTTCTTTAGAACAGTATGGTATCAACAACGGAGATGTAAAAGTGTATAACACACAAACACACAAGATCGTTGCATTTGATAAGTCCGCCTTTGTTAATAGCATGACGGCTGAGTATAATACTGCTACCAATAAAACAGAAGCTATTCTCACCCAGAAATGGGCCGCTGCATTTGTTACTACAGATGGCTGGTTTGACTGGAGAAGAACCGGCTTCCCCAACATTGGTAAAAACCTCATGAATGGTCCGCAGGGAGAAAAAATACCTGTAAGATTTATGTATGGGGATAACGAACTCAACTATAACGGACAAAATGCCAATGCCGCTATCGCCAACCTTGCCCCCACCACCAATGACCAATGGTCTAAAATGTGGCTGATTCAGGGTACAGGAAAACCCTGGTAA